The following are encoded in a window of Amycolatopsis solani genomic DNA:
- the mnmA gene encoding tRNA 2-thiouridine(34) synthase MnmA produces the protein MRVLAAMSGGVDSAVAAARAVDAGHDVVGVHLALSAKPGTLRTGSRGCCTIEDSHDARRAADILGIPFYIWDFAERFTEEVVETFVGEYAAGRTPNPCVTCNEKIKFEALLEKAMALGFDAVATGHYARLSVVDGAPELRRSADSGKDQSYVLASLTVEQLSHAMFPLGDSWKSDVRAEAEQRGLSVANKPDSHDICFIPDGDTKKFLENRLGQRPGELVDAETGAVLGRHTGVHGFTVGQRKGLGIDAPAPDGRPRYVLSLEPVSGSVKVGPAAELGVKVIEAYRAIWPSGRPLTEPTECVVQVRAHGGIVDAVADVDSDTMTVHLREPLRGVAPGQVVVLYRPDAEAGDVVLGSAKISGTR, from the coding sequence ATGCGGGTTTTGGCCGCGATGAGCGGAGGAGTGGACTCGGCGGTCGCCGCGGCACGCGCGGTGGACGCCGGGCACGACGTCGTCGGCGTGCACCTGGCGCTGTCGGCCAAACCGGGAACGTTGCGGACCGGCTCGCGCGGGTGCTGCACGATCGAAGATTCGCACGATGCCCGGCGAGCCGCGGATATTCTCGGCATCCCCTTCTACATCTGGGATTTCGCCGAGCGCTTCACCGAAGAGGTCGTCGAGACATTCGTCGGTGAATACGCCGCTGGGCGCACTCCTAACCCGTGCGTGACCTGCAACGAGAAGATCAAGTTCGAAGCCCTTCTCGAGAAGGCGATGGCGCTCGGGTTCGACGCGGTCGCTACCGGCCACTACGCGCGGTTGTCGGTCGTCGACGGCGCGCCTGAGTTGCGCCGTAGCGCGGACAGCGGCAAGGACCAGTCCTACGTTCTCGCCTCCCTTACCGTTGAGCAGCTCAGCCACGCCATGTTCCCCCTTGGCGACTCCTGGAAGTCCGATGTCCGCGCCGAGGCGGAGCAGCGCGGCCTGTCCGTTGCCAACAAGCCCGACAGCCACGACATCTGCTTCATCCCGGACGGCGACACGAAGAAGTTCCTGGAGAACCGCCTGGGTCAGCGTCCCGGCGAGCTTGTCGACGCGGAGACAGGGGCGGTCCTCGGCCGGCACACCGGAGTGCACGGATTCACCGTCGGCCAGCGCAAGGGCTTGGGAATCGATGCTCCGGCGCCGGACGGTCGGCCGCGGTACGTCTTGTCGCTCGAGCCGGTGTCCGGCTCGGTCAAGGTCGGCCCTGCGGCCGAACTCGGCGTCAAGGTCATCGAGGCTTATCGGGCGATCTGGCCCAGCGGCAGGCCACTGACCGAACCGACTGAGTGCGTGGTCCAGGTCAGGGCGCACGGAGGAATCGTGGACGCGGTCGCCGACGTCGACTCCGACACCATGACGGTGCACCTGCGCGAGCCGCTGCGTGGAGTCGCTCCTGGCCAGGTTGTCGTTCTCTACCGGCCGGACGCCGAAGCCGGGGACGTCGTTCTGGGCAGCGCGAAGATTTCAGGCACGCGCTGA
- a CDS encoding cysteine desulfurase family protein, which yields MTYLDHAATTPMLPEAIAAMTEALSTVGNASALHSSGRRARRMVEEARETIADALGARPSEVIFTGGGTESDNLAIKGIYWARREEREQRRRILCGAAEHHAVLDTVEWLETYCNAEVVLLDVDSQGRVSPDVLRAAIAADPEAVALATVMWANNEVGTINPIADLAAVCAEFEIPLHTDAVQAVGAVPVDFAASGAAALTLTGHKLGGPLGVGALLLGRDVTCVPLLHGGGQERNVRSGTLDVPAIVGFAAAVRISVSTRADYAKRVEGLRDELVEAVKREVPNVVLNGGDGDRLPSHAHFTFPGCAGDSLLMLLDAKGIECSTGSACTAGVAQPSHVLLAMGADPAAARGSLRFSLGHTSTAADVEAVAVEIGGVVLRARQAGLAGMRKQTQKQEV from the coding sequence ATGACCTATCTCGACCACGCGGCGACCACTCCGATGTTGCCCGAAGCCATAGCGGCGATGACCGAGGCGCTGTCCACCGTGGGCAACGCCTCCGCGCTGCATTCTTCGGGCCGCCGAGCTCGGCGGATGGTCGAAGAAGCCCGCGAGACCATCGCCGACGCGCTGGGCGCTCGCCCCTCCGAAGTGATCTTCACTGGCGGCGGTACGGAGAGCGACAACCTCGCGATCAAGGGTATCTACTGGGCTCGTCGCGAGGAGCGAGAGCAGCGACGTCGTATCTTGTGCGGCGCTGCGGAGCACCACGCCGTGCTCGACACCGTCGAATGGCTCGAAACCTACTGCAACGCCGAAGTCGTCTTGCTCGACGTGGACAGCCAGGGACGCGTATCGCCTGACGTCCTCCGAGCCGCCATCGCCGCGGATCCCGAAGCCGTGGCGCTGGCCACCGTGATGTGGGCCAACAACGAGGTCGGCACGATCAACCCGATCGCTGACCTGGCGGCAGTGTGCGCCGAGTTCGAAATCCCGCTCCACACCGACGCGGTTCAGGCTGTCGGCGCCGTTCCGGTCGATTTCGCCGCCAGCGGTGCGGCGGCGCTGACCCTGACCGGGCACAAGCTCGGTGGCCCGCTCGGTGTGGGAGCACTCCTGCTCGGACGAGATGTCACCTGCGTGCCTCTCCTGCACGGCGGCGGCCAGGAACGCAATGTCCGTTCCGGCACCTTGGACGTTCCGGCGATCGTGGGCTTCGCCGCAGCAGTTCGTATCAGCGTCTCCACCCGAGCCGACTACGCCAAGCGCGTCGAGGGTTTGCGAGACGAGCTCGTCGAGGCCGTCAAGCGCGAAGTACCCAACGTCGTCCTCAACGGTGGAGACGGCGACAGGCTGCCCAGCCACGCCCACTTCACATTTCCGGGATGCGCCGGTGACAGCCTGCTGATGCTGCTCGACGCCAAGGGCATTGAATGTTCGACAGGGTCGGCGTGCACCGCAGGCGTCGCCCAGCCGAGCCACGTGCTGCTCGCCATGGGCGCAGATCCGGCCGCGGCCCGTGGTTCTCTCCGTTTTTCCCTTGGCCACACGTCCACTGCTGCGGATGTCGAGGCAGTGGCTGTCGAGATCGGTGGAGTCGTCCTGCGTGCAAGGCAGGCCGGCCTCGCCGGAATGCGCAAGCAGACCCAGAAGCAAGAGGTGTAG
- a CDS encoding MFS transporter, with product MASTIDSAPRRRSVLWSAEHRLTTIALLLVVTLVAFENMGVATAMPTLVTDLDGLALYSWPFTIFLISSVVATVLSGRIGDRRGPAPALLAGPAMFATGLVVAGAASGMPVFLLGRALQGFGSGLLLVSVSLLIALTFTDHERPVIYAANAAAWVLPAVIGPSVAGLVTVSIGWRWVFLGLVPLVVVGVAMLVVVVRRLPTHTPALGGRRASVPQAIIAALGIAALTWAAQHHSLLALGYGTAGLVALAYALRTLLPAGTLTARPGLPTVVASRALIAGAYAGMEAYLPLTMSAVHGYSPALAGLPLTITALGWSAASAAQGRYLSWSREASLRTGFWLVAAGLVGFGLVSQPWCPGWLAFVACAVGGAGMGIAMPAISVLLLRYSPEGERGFNTSAMQLADWVGSALLIGLGGVLLGVVGSVFAPSPAMALLTVALVALALLGVRLTGRWPSKV from the coding sequence ATGGCCTCGACGATCGACTCCGCACCCCGCCGCCGAAGTGTGCTTTGGAGCGCGGAACACCGGCTGACCACGATCGCCCTGCTGCTCGTGGTCACGTTGGTCGCTTTCGAGAACATGGGCGTGGCGACGGCGATGCCGACGTTGGTCACCGACCTCGACGGCTTGGCGCTGTACTCGTGGCCGTTCACGATCTTCCTGATTTCCAGCGTGGTCGCCACGGTGCTCTCGGGACGCATCGGCGACCGCCGCGGCCCCGCACCAGCGTTGCTCGCCGGCCCGGCGATGTTCGCGACCGGCCTCGTCGTCGCGGGCGCGGCCAGCGGTATGCCGGTCTTCCTCCTGGGCCGCGCCCTGCAGGGCTTCGGCTCCGGGCTGCTCCTGGTCTCGGTCTCGCTCCTGATCGCGCTGACGTTCACCGACCACGAACGCCCGGTCATCTACGCGGCCAACGCGGCCGCCTGGGTCCTGCCGGCGGTCATCGGCCCCTCGGTGGCCGGCCTGGTGACGGTCAGCATCGGCTGGCGCTGGGTCTTCCTCGGCCTGGTTCCCCTCGTGGTCGTCGGAGTGGCCATGCTGGTCGTAGTCGTCCGACGGCTGCCCACGCACACGCCCGCCCTCGGTGGCCGCCGAGCGAGCGTGCCCCAAGCGATCATCGCCGCCCTCGGCATCGCGGCGCTGACCTGGGCGGCCCAGCACCACTCCCTCCTGGCCCTCGGCTACGGCACGGCGGGCCTCGTGGCCTTGGCCTACGCCCTCCGAACTCTCCTGCCGGCCGGAACGCTGACCGCCCGCCCAGGCTTGCCGACAGTCGTGGCCTCGCGCGCCCTGATCGCGGGCGCGTACGCCGGGATGGAGGCCTACCTGCCGCTGACGATGAGCGCGGTCCACGGCTACAGCCCGGCTCTCGCCGGCCTGCCCCTGACCATCACGGCTCTGGGCTGGTCCGCAGCCTCGGCGGCCCAAGGCCGCTACCTCAGCTGGTCGAGAGAGGCCTCACTGCGCACGGGGTTTTGGCTGGTCGCAGCAGGGCTCGTCGGCTTCGGTCTGGTCTCACAACCCTGGTGCCCCGGCTGGCTCGCGTTCGTGGCCTGCGCGGTCGGCGGCGCCGGCATGGGGATCGCGATGCCCGCGATCTCCGTTCTCCTTCTGCGCTACTCACCCGAAGGTGAACGCGGGTTCAACACCTCAGCGATGCAGCTCGCGGACTGGGTGGGCTCCGCCCTGCTGATCGGCCTGGGCGGCGTCCTACTCGGTGTGGTCGGCTCAGTCTTCGCCCCGTCGCCGGCGATGGCCCTGCTCACCGTGGCCTTGGTCGCACTCGCGCTGCTGGGCGTCCGGCTGACCGGACGGTGGCCGTCGAAGGTGTGA